One Micromonospora sp. FIMYZ51 genomic window carries:
- a CDS encoding ATP-binding cassette domain-containing protein, with amino-acid sequence MISGVQPTVPSLDVRGVRYAYPDGHVALSGIDLTVARGERVALLGPNGAGKTTLVLHLNGILTATEGSIAVGGLPVRPDRATLTEIRRRVGIVFQDPDDQLFLPTVAEDVAFGPANLGLRGSELAARVDEALAAVGMTEHRDRAPHHLSFGQRRRVAVATVLAMRPEILVLDEPSSNLDPAARRELATILRALPVTLLMVTHDLPYAFELCDRSVILDDGRIVADGSTAELLGDQELLARHRLELPYPFSPSLPPRG; translated from the coding sequence ATGATTTCCGGTGTGCAGCCGACCGTTCCCAGCCTCGACGTGCGTGGCGTCCGGTACGCCTACCCGGACGGGCACGTCGCCCTGAGCGGGATCGACCTGACCGTGGCCCGGGGCGAGCGGGTGGCCCTGCTCGGCCCGAACGGTGCCGGCAAGACCACCCTCGTGCTGCACCTCAACGGCATCCTCACGGCCACCGAGGGCAGTATCGCCGTCGGTGGCCTGCCGGTTCGCCCCGACCGGGCCACCCTGACCGAGATCCGCCGGCGGGTGGGCATCGTCTTTCAGGACCCGGACGACCAGCTCTTCCTGCCCACCGTCGCGGAGGACGTGGCGTTCGGGCCGGCAAACCTCGGGCTGCGCGGGTCGGAACTGGCCGCCCGGGTGGACGAGGCGCTGGCCGCGGTGGGCATGACCGAGCACCGGGACCGGGCCCCGCACCATCTCTCCTTCGGGCAGCGCCGCCGGGTTGCGGTGGCCACCGTGCTCGCCATGCGCCCGGAGATCCTGGTGCTCGACGAGCCGTCGTCGAACCTCGATCCGGCGGCCCGCCGGGAACTCGCCACCATCCTGCGCGCCCTGCCGGTGACCCTGCTGATGGTCACCCACGACCTGCCGTACGCGTTCGAGCTCTGCGACCGCTCGGTGATCCTCGACGACGGCCGGATCGTGGCCGACGGGTCGACCGCCGAGTTGCTCGGTGACCAGGAACTGCTCGCCCGGCACCGCCTCGAACTGCCGTACCCGTTCAGTCCTTCGTTGCCGCCACGAGGCTAG
- the cbiQ gene encoding cobalt ECF transporter T component CbiQ, which translates to MGAGHPHVLYRESDSPVHRLPPEVKIAAMVAFTVAVVATPREAFWAFGAYALLVAVLAALARVSAGWLLTRSAIELPFVLFAFALPVLGAGERVDVAGMSLSVEGLYGAFNILAKGTLGVWASLLLAATTTTRDLIVGLDRLRCPQPVTQIATFMLRYLDVLVGEARRMRVARLSRGDDPRFLWQLGGFAAGIGALFLRAFERGERVYLAMLSRGYTGRMPAVGHGVGAATAGQWLLAATVPIVAGTVAATAALLT; encoded by the coding sequence ATGGGGGCCGGCCACCCGCACGTGCTGTACCGGGAGTCCGACTCGCCGGTGCACCGGCTACCGCCGGAGGTGAAGATCGCGGCGATGGTGGCGTTCACCGTCGCCGTGGTCGCCACCCCGCGCGAGGCGTTCTGGGCCTTCGGGGCGTACGCCCTGCTGGTCGCGGTGCTGGCGGCGCTGGCCCGGGTGTCCGCCGGTTGGCTGCTGACCCGGTCGGCGATCGAACTGCCGTTCGTGCTCTTCGCGTTCGCGCTGCCGGTTCTCGGCGCGGGCGAACGGGTGGACGTCGCCGGGATGAGCCTCTCCGTGGAGGGCCTGTACGGTGCCTTCAACATACTCGCCAAGGGCACCCTCGGCGTCTGGGCGTCGCTGCTGCTGGCCGCGACCACCACCACCCGGGACCTGATCGTCGGGCTGGACCGGCTGCGCTGCCCGCAGCCGGTCACCCAGATCGCCACCTTCATGCTGCGCTACCTGGACGTGCTGGTCGGCGAGGCCCGGCGGATGCGGGTGGCCCGACTGTCCCGGGGCGACGATCCCCGGTTCCTGTGGCAGTTGGGCGGCTTCGCCGCCGGCATCGGGGCGCTGTTCCTGCGTGCCTTCGAGCGCGGCGAGCGGGTCTACCTGGCGATGCTGTCGCGCGGCTACACCGGCCGGATGCCGGCGGTGGGGCACGGCGTCGGCGCGGCGACGGCCGGGCAGTGGTTGCTCGCGGCCACCGTGCCGATCGTGGCGGGCACCGTCGCCGCCACCGCCGCCCTGCTGACATGA
- a CDS encoding thioredoxin domain-containing protein, with amino-acid sequence MSSRKGRKDAARVVREQLAREQRRKRTLWISLGAVVVLVIAGLIGWSAWSGQRGGEFTPPPGANDAGTGIVVGSGPVTIDIYEDYLCPACKQFEQTSGETINQLVSEGKVRVVYHPVAYLNRYSSTEYSTRSSAAAGCAAEGGRFTEFGKALFERQPPEGGAGLSDDQLIDIGAEVGLDRDAFGSCVREGKYKSWTAHVTDEASRANVTGTPTVLVDGEAVQDWRPENITAAVEAAGR; translated from the coding sequence ATGAGTAGTCGCAAGGGACGCAAGGACGCCGCCCGCGTGGTCCGGGAACAACTGGCCCGGGAACAACGCCGCAAGCGAACGCTGTGGATCTCACTCGGCGCGGTGGTGGTGCTGGTCATCGCCGGGCTGATCGGCTGGAGCGCCTGGTCGGGCCAGCGCGGTGGGGAGTTCACCCCGCCGCCCGGCGCCAACGATGCCGGCACCGGCATCGTGGTCGGCTCCGGGCCGGTCACCATCGACATCTACGAGGACTATCTCTGTCCCGCCTGCAAGCAGTTCGAGCAGACCAGCGGCGAGACCATCAACCAGCTGGTAAGCGAGGGCAAGGTACGGGTGGTGTACCACCCGGTCGCCTACCTGAACCGCTACTCCAGCACCGAGTACTCGACCCGGTCGTCGGCCGCGGCCGGCTGCGCCGCCGAGGGTGGCCGGTTCACCGAGTTCGGCAAGGCGCTGTTCGAGCGGCAGCCGCCCGAGGGCGGGGCCGGGCTGAGCGACGACCAGCTGATCGACATCGGCGCCGAGGTCGGGCTGGACCGGGACGCCTTCGGCAGCTGCGTCCGGGAGGGCAAGTACAAGTCGTGGACCGCGCACGTCACCGACGAGGCGAGCCGGGCCAACGTCACCGGCACGCCGACGGTCCTGGTCGACGGGGAGGCGGTGCAGGACTGGCGGCCGGAGAACATCACCGCCGCGGTGGAGGCGGCCGGCCGGTGA
- a CDS encoding PDGLE domain-containing protein, with protein MRKWSFIVGGLLVALLLAGVVSNFASAHPDGLDSSLREGCTFDADGEITGGSCPAQQEREHEIGGPLADYGIAGLDNEFLSTGLSGVLGVLLTFAVAGGAFWLVRSRATTGRR; from the coding sequence GTGAGAAAGTGGAGCTTCATCGTCGGAGGCCTGCTCGTCGCCCTGCTGCTGGCCGGCGTGGTGAGCAACTTCGCCTCAGCGCACCCCGACGGGCTGGACTCGTCGCTGCGGGAGGGCTGCACCTTCGATGCCGACGGCGAGATCACCGGCGGCAGTTGCCCGGCGCAGCAGGAGCGGGAGCACGAGATCGGCGGTCCGCTGGCCGACTACGGCATCGCCGGCCTGGACAACGAGTTCCTCTCCACCGGGCTCTCCGGCGTGCTTGGCGTCCTGCTCACCTTCGCCGTGGCCGGCGGCGCGTTCTGGCTGGTCCGCAGCCGCGCCACCACCGGCCGGAGATAG
- a CDS encoding copper resistance protein CopC has product MAGMTAAPRRRFARLTAAAGLLVTVLALLLLPASPASAHAVLSSSSPAASSVVPTAPAEVVLTFSEPVRKVPDRIRVIAPDGSRADRGEPAFKNSVVSIPVDPSGANGTYLVTYRVISADSHPVSGAFTYSVGAPSEPPVDSGDDGRANPVVSNAVKVAKFVGYAGLLLLVGPALVLAFLWPRRLSRRGPARLAWTGLGLVAFATVAVTLLQVPYTNGGGLFDITGEGLRLVLGSVFGAAHLVRLGILAAAAFLLRPLLAGPVGRADLVVLGVLGAGALLTWPLAGHPAASPAPAVSVLVDAVHLGSMAVWLGGLVMLAVFLLPRADERELGAILPIWSRWAALAVSALLLAGIVQALIEVATPAALVNSTYGQLVLAKIGLFGLVIGVAAYSRHLVRKRIAASRPAPVRRAIWAELAITAIVLGVSATLVQTTPARTASADVSATESGYFTTTVTSTLFSLQVEMAPAERGNNSVHFYAYTSDNRPQPIKEWKATVALPSAGIEAIDVPLLPLTDNHATGEINLPAAGEWELRITARTTEIDQATVTATVPIG; this is encoded by the coding sequence ATGGCGGGCATGACTGCCGCACCTCGCCGCCGTTTCGCCCGGCTGACCGCCGCCGCCGGCCTGCTGGTCACCGTCCTTGCCCTGCTGCTCCTCCCGGCCAGTCCGGCCAGCGCCCACGCCGTGCTCTCCAGCAGCAGTCCCGCCGCCTCCTCCGTGGTGCCCACCGCCCCCGCCGAGGTGGTGCTCACCTTCAGCGAGCCGGTCCGCAAGGTGCCGGACCGGATCCGGGTCATCGCGCCGGACGGCTCCCGCGCCGACCGGGGCGAGCCCGCCTTCAAGAACAGTGTGGTCAGCATCCCCGTCGACCCGTCCGGCGCGAACGGCACGTACCTGGTCACCTACCGGGTGATCTCCGCCGACAGCCACCCGGTCTCGGGGGCCTTCACCTACTCCGTCGGCGCGCCCTCCGAGCCGCCGGTGGACAGCGGTGACGACGGCCGGGCCAACCCGGTGGTCAGCAACGCGGTAAAGGTCGCCAAGTTCGTCGGCTACGCCGGGCTGCTGCTGCTGGTCGGCCCGGCGTTGGTGCTCGCGTTCCTCTGGCCGCGCCGGCTGTCCCGGCGTGGCCCGGCCCGACTGGCCTGGACCGGTCTCGGGCTGGTGGCGTTCGCCACGGTCGCGGTGACGCTGTTGCAGGTGCCGTACACAAACGGTGGTGGCCTCTTCGACATCACCGGCGAGGGCCTGCGGCTGGTCCTCGGCAGCGTCTTCGGCGCCGCGCACCTGGTCCGGCTCGGCATCCTGGCCGCGGCGGCGTTCCTGCTCCGGCCCCTGCTGGCCGGCCCGGTGGGCCGTGCCGACCTGGTGGTGCTCGGCGTGCTCGGCGCGGGCGCGCTGCTCACCTGGCCGCTGGCCGGGCACCCGGCGGCCTCGCCCGCCCCGGCCGTGTCGGTGCTCGTGGACGCGGTGCACCTGGGCAGCATGGCGGTCTGGCTGGGTGGCCTGGTGATGCTCGCCGTCTTCCTGCTGCCCCGGGCGGACGAACGGGAGTTGGGCGCGATCCTGCCGATCTGGTCGCGCTGGGCCGCCCTGGCGGTCTCCGCACTGCTGCTGGCCGGCATCGTCCAGGCGCTGATCGAGGTGGCCACCCCGGCAGCCCTGGTGAACAGCACGTACGGGCAACTGGTGCTCGCCAAGATCGGGCTGTTCGGGCTGGTGATCGGGGTGGCCGCGTACTCTCGTCACCTGGTCCGCAAGCGGATCGCGGCCAGCCGCCCCGCGCCGGTACGCCGGGCGATCTGGGCGGAGCTGGCGATCACCGCGATCGTGCTCGGGGTGTCGGCGACCCTGGTGCAGACCACCCCGGCCCGCACCGCCTCCGCCGACGTGTCCGCCACCGAGAGCGGCTACTTCACCACCACGGTCACCAGCACCCTGTTCAGCCTCCAGGTCGAGATGGCGCCGGCCGAGCGCGGCAACAACTCGGTGCACTTCTACGCGTACACCTCCGACAACCGGCCGCAGCCGATCAAGGAGTGGAAGGCCACCGTGGCGCTGCCGTCGGCCGGGATCGAAGCGATCGACGTACCGTTGCTGCCGCTCACCGACAACCACGCCACCGGGGAGATCAACCTGCCCGCGGCGGGGGAGTGGGAGCTGCGGATCACTGCCCGTACCACCGAGATCGACCAGGCCACGGTGACCGCCACCGTGCCGATCGGATAG
- a CDS encoding sigma-70 family RNA polymerase sigma factor, with translation MIPAPRDTAAIDSVPAGEGAPEPSEPAGAEATRWALAARDGDRAAQAAFVRATQVEVWRFAAALVDPDSADDLTQETYLRAFRALPAFEGRSSARTWLLGIARRTCADHLRTVVRRRRLDQRLTAHAHTDVPHPDPAGHLGAADLVRRLPAERRGAFVLTQLLGLSYAEAAAVEKVPVGTIRSRVARARADLVDSIGEALAG, from the coding sequence GTGATCCCCGCCCCGCGCGACACCGCCGCCATCGACTCCGTGCCGGCCGGCGAAGGCGCACCGGAGCCCAGCGAGCCGGCCGGCGCCGAGGCCACCCGGTGGGCGTTGGCCGCCCGCGACGGCGACCGGGCCGCCCAGGCGGCGTTCGTCCGGGCCACCCAGGTCGAGGTGTGGCGGTTCGCGGCGGCCCTGGTCGATCCGGACAGCGCCGACGATCTCACCCAGGAGACGTACCTGCGGGCGTTCCGCGCGCTGCCCGCCTTCGAGGGACGCTCCAGCGCGCGTACCTGGCTGCTCGGCATCGCCCGGCGGACCTGCGCCGACCACCTGCGTACGGTGGTCCGGCGGCGGCGCCTCGACCAGCGGCTCACCGCCCACGCGCACACCGACGTGCCGCACCCCGACCCGGCCGGGCACCTCGGCGCGGCCGACCTGGTGCGTCGGCTGCCCGCCGAGCGGCGCGGGGCGTTCGTGCTGACCCAGTTGCTCGGCCTGTCGTACGCGGAGGCCGCCGCCGTGGAGAAGGTGCCGGTGGGCACGATCCGCTCCCGGGTGGCTCGGGCCCGCGCCGATCTGGTCGACTCGATCGGTGAGGCGCTGGCGGGGTGA
- a CDS encoding YcnI family protein, which translates to MIRHRRTAGAAAALTLGAMAIAVFGFVAPASAHVSVNPKEATQGGYGRFAFRVPNESDEASTTKLEIFLPENAPVGSVSTMPVPGWTVAVEKRTVNPPVQVHGAEISEVVSKITWTAGADAAIAPGTFQEFPVSMGPLPEVDQMVFKSLQTYSDGAVVRWIDEPPAPGGEEPATPAPVLTLAAAASEESPAESPAAAPGDGTAGDGDGDGNGLAVGLGVAGLVAGLGGLALGGLAFARTRRPGDVAVQGTDTTPPTS; encoded by the coding sequence ATGATCCGTCACCGGCGTACCGCAGGCGCCGCTGCCGCCCTGACGCTCGGCGCCATGGCCATTGCCGTGTTCGGCTTCGTGGCCCCGGCGTCGGCCCACGTGTCGGTCAACCCGAAGGAGGCGACCCAGGGCGGCTACGGCCGGTTCGCGTTCCGGGTGCCGAACGAGAGCGACGAGGCCTCGACCACCAAGCTGGAGATCTTCCTGCCCGAGAACGCCCCGGTCGGCTCGGTGTCGACAATGCCGGTGCCGGGCTGGACGGTGGCGGTGGAGAAGCGCACGGTGAACCCGCCGGTGCAGGTGCACGGCGCCGAGATCTCCGAGGTGGTGTCCAAGATCACGTGGACGGCCGGCGCTGACGCGGCCATCGCCCCGGGCACCTTCCAGGAGTTCCCGGTCTCCATGGGCCCGCTGCCCGAGGTGGACCAGATGGTCTTCAAGTCGCTACAGACCTACTCCGACGGCGCCGTGGTGCGCTGGATCGACGAACCGCCGGCACCGGGCGGGGAGGAACCGGCCACCCCGGCACCGGTGCTCACTCTCGCCGCCGCCGCGTCGGAGGAGTCACCCGCCGAATCGCCCGCCGCCGCACCGGGCGACGGCACGGCCGGCGACGGCGACGGCGACGGCAACGGGCTGGCCGTCGGGCTCGGCGTGGCCGGCCTGGTCGCCGGGCTCGGCGGGCTGGCGCTTGGCGGACTGGCATTCGCCCGGACCCGCCGGCCGGGCGACGTCGCGGTCCAGGGCACCGACACCACCCCGCCGACCTCCTGA
- a CDS encoding MauE/DoxX family redox-associated membrane protein, with protein sequence MNGASRRATSRWARWRPWLGLAVRLGLAAVWLYAGATKVGDLAASGRSVHAYQVMPYDVAMVVGAALPFVELALGVLLLLGLATRLTAGVSAALLLVFIAGIASAWSRGLAIDCGCFGTGGELPAGQRPSYLPEILRDLGFLALAGFLLIWPRTAVSVDGALTGEPVEDDDE encoded by the coding sequence GTGAACGGGGCCTCGCGGCGCGCGACGTCGAGGTGGGCGCGGTGGCGCCCCTGGCTCGGGCTCGCCGTTCGACTCGGGTTGGCGGCCGTCTGGCTCTACGCGGGTGCCACGAAGGTAGGCGACCTGGCCGCCTCCGGCCGGTCCGTGCACGCGTACCAGGTCATGCCGTACGACGTGGCGATGGTGGTCGGCGCGGCGCTGCCCTTCGTCGAGCTGGCGTTGGGCGTACTCCTGCTGCTCGGGCTGGCCACCCGACTGACCGCCGGGGTCTCCGCGGCGCTGCTGCTTGTCTTCATCGCGGGCATCGCCTCGGCCTGGTCCCGCGGGTTGGCGATCGACTGCGGCTGCTTCGGTACCGGCGGCGAACTGCCGGCCGGGCAGCGCCCCAGTTACCTCCCGGAGATCCTCCGGGACCTGGGCTTCCTGGCGCTGGCCGGGTTCCTGCTGATCTGGCCCCGCACGGCCGTCTCGGTGGACGGCGCGCTGACGGGCGAACCGGTGGAGGACGACGATGAGTAG